A genomic stretch from Neospora caninum Liverpool complete genome, chromosome III includes:
- a CDS encoding putative patatin-like phospholipase domain-containing protein gives MAASFCPEIRPPSQRGSTELQSSSSHSPRSSSISSSLSFSSPSSSPSFASTAFPQPPDDRGISISRGRGKNKRIGAQEAEGRKGQNRPAGSPRSPVATLESGMSFSQSSPSDSTAPAASEGEDGKAKQTSRRRKTHSRSSPIIFPVPVSPPGSLSAASSGFNCTHERPWGRETCSPAATPCVSLVDRLLSKSSQEILLSVPGYYALCVANKTDSSWDGLFMGLAQMRIVCEYSLSPPTFLKASFSPFMEDVLSAGSRRDPRKCPDQTRVSRRQDASLLMRHSQVSSPPVTTIRSFMLTLDSSGVLTYTSLLILRRLEQEVQFHLGDETVHLASCFDLVAGSGFGGLVALGLLRGLTPSQMLTAWTGAEDDDACGEEPGDFLQTLLREGCMRSRVQQLLVEHLGEQFLNTFSSPPYCLVTAADVLKHPHEVFVLRSYEHMHPAVHAHAYRGTAHVPLWIAGWATCADGAQIKAMSKNDFSLLGYRLEPAVQLQQKTPSTSNPTLLALEEMSRLSGKSLSSFIQENLQLLVSIGTGKGADGSDSFFRGDGSRLHRGDKRGDIAHAWSKRNHIHREVLHWLSDTQNMYYRLNPPHLAHCNPQFMDSRQREYVRAATESYLVDDKFFDVKVMSRLLAYRVLALREKGRDAAAARPRCTPPWAGGPTAKVFPIAHVARSQS, from the exons ATGGCGGCCTCGTTCTGTCCCGAGATCCGTCCTCCGTCGCAGCGCGGCTCCACTGAGTTGCAGAGCTCCTCTTCCCACTCTCCCCGCTCCTCTTCtatttcgtcttctctctctttttcttctccttcttcttccccttcatTTGCATCGACCGCCTTTCCGCAGCCTCCCGACGATCGCGGCATCTCCATTTCACGAGGGCGCGGAAAAAACAAGCGCATAGGGGCGCAAGAAGccgaagggaggaaaggacagaaTCGCCCCGCCGgttctcctcgttccccCGTTGCGACCTTGGAGAGTGGCATGTCTTTCTCCCAGAGCTCCCCGTCAGACTCCACGGCGCCTGCGGCCAGCGAAGGTgaagacgggaaggcgaagcagactAGCAGACGACGAAAGACGCACAGTCGGTCCTCTCCCATCATCTTTCCcgttcccgtttcccccccAGGTTCTTTGTCTGCGGCGTCTTCAGGTTTCAACTGCACGCACGAACGCCCTTGGGGGCGCGAGACATGCAGCCCCGCCGCAACCCCCTGCGTGTCCCTCGTTGATCGCTTGCTTTCCAAATCCAGCCAGGAAatcctcctctctgtccccggATACTACGCCCTTTGCGTTGCCAACAAAACGGAT AGTTCCTGGGACGGTCTCTTTATGGGCTTGGCGCAGATGCGCATAGTCTGCGAATATTCCCTTTCGCCGCCGACGT TTTTGAaggcttctttttcgccttttaTGGAAGACGTGCTGTCGGCTGGAAGTCGAAGAGATCCGCGGAAGTGCCCGGATCAAACTCGGGTCTCCAGAAGGCAAGACGCGAGTCTCCTGATGCGCCACAGCCAggtgtcttcgcctcccgtgACAACCATAAG GAGCTTCATGCTGACTCTCGACAGCAGCGGAGTGTTGACGTATACTTCGCTGCTGATCCTGCGGCGCCTGGAGCAGGAAGTGCAGTTTCACCTCGGCGACGAGACGGTTCATCTGGCGTCCTGCTTCGACCTCGTCGCTGGAAGTGGATTCG GGGGCCTTGTCGctctcggtcttcttcggGGGCTGACGCCGTCGCAGATGTTGACGGCGTGGAcaggcgcggaagacgacgatgCATGTGGCGAGGAGCCGGGCGATTTCCTGCAAACGCTTCTGCGCGAAG gttgcatgcgcagccGAGTTCAGCAGCTTCTTGTGGAGCATCTCGGCGAGCAGTTCCTCAATACGTTTTCGAGTCCACCCTACTG CTTGGTGACGGCGGCAGACGTCCTGAAGCATCCCCATGAGGTCTTCGTCCTGCGAAGCTACGAGCACATGCATCCGG CTGTGCACGCGCACGCCTACCGAGGCACGGCGCATGTGCCTCTGTGGATAGCCGGCTGGGCGACTTGCGCAGATGGTGCTCAGATAAA AGCAATGTCCAAAAATGACTTTTCTCTGCTGGGATATCGACTTGAGCCAGCGGTCCAGCTGCAACAGAAAACGCCATCAACGAGCAACCCCACCCTCCTAGCCCTCGAGGAGATGTCACGTCTGTCAGGCAAATCACTAAGTAGTTTCATTCAG GAAAATCTGCAGCTTCTGGTTTCAATCGGGACGGGGAAGGGTGCTGATGGATCCGACTCATTCTTCCGAGGTGACGGAAGTCGTCTGCAT CGTGGAGACAAGCGTGGTGATATCGCGCACGCGTGGTCCAAGCGGAATCACATTCACCGCGAAGTTCTGCATTGGCTGTCTGATACTCAGAACATGTACTACAG GCTAAACCCGCCTCACCTGGCCCACTGCAACCCACAGTTTATGGACAGCCGGCAACGTGAATATGTCcgcgcggcgacggagagtTATTTGGTGGACGACAAATTCTTTGATGTGAAAGTGatgtcgcgtctcctcgcgtaTCGAGTTCTCGCTCTCAGAGAAAAGGGCCGGGACGCTGCAGCAGCGCGTCCGCGCTGCACTCCACCTTGGGCCGGGGGGCCAACTGCGAAGGTCTTTCCGATTGCACATGTCGCTCGTTCACAGTCGTGA